A region from the Bos indicus x Bos taurus breed Angus x Brahman F1 hybrid chromosome 9, Bos_hybrid_MaternalHap_v2.0, whole genome shotgun sequence genome encodes:
- the LOC113898717 gene encoding uncharacterized protein LOC113898717: MTRGKRGNQGLAALMELELGLQSEHLHLCTSCALLYEQPEGSQWTLLNLSFFLCRMWLIPLLSFQQDLSLAQDACKLLNIFNILQPLHIYCVLFWVSFIAARISQEGNSGTGQRFPVTPGLTRAGIPGEGRTLAKRSPRACPGWRPEGAGWARRLKCRRGEVRPRPLRAALPLLVGKVGRTGLGQGQVLQTLSPQEFKWGRQEAIGWRPEPPRGREQRGAQHPAAGDREKPPSSDEVVFPPGNDLRDPRSAPGGPQPRSKVCSLDGFLLNAWGALGLPRPRRAGMRAEGLRKLLKTPGAARLAGEEEKRRRNGEVSGREPRTAH; encoded by the exons ATGACAAGAGGCAAAAGAGGAAATCAAGGCCTGGCAGCACTGATGGAGCTGGAACTGGGCCTGCAGTCAGAACACCTGCATTTGTGCACCAGCTGTGCACTTCTGTATGAGCAGCCTGAGGGGAGTCAGTGGACacttctgaatctcagtttcttcctgtGCAGAATGTGGTTAAtaccacttctttctttccaacagGATTTAA GCCTAGCCCAGGACGCCTGCAAACTACTCAATATCTTTAACATCTTACAACCTCTTCACATTTATTGCGTCCTTTTCTGGGTGTCATTTATAGCAGCCCGCATTAGTCAGGAAGGGAATAGTGGGACG GGACAGAGGTTCCCGGTGACGCCGGGCCTCACCAGAGCTGGAATCCCAGGTGAGGGTCGCACCCTGGCAAAGCGGAGTCCGCGCGCCTGTCCCGGCTGGAGACCCGAAGGCGCGGGCTGGGCCCGGCGCCTGAAGTGCAGGCGGGGCGAGGTTCGCCCGAGGCCGCTCAGAGCTGCCCTCCCTcttcttgttggcaaagtgggGCGGACGGGGCTGGGCCAGGGCCAAGTTTTACAAACACTGTCTCCCCAGGAGTTCAAGTGGGGGAGGCAAGAGGCGATCGGTTGGCGGCCCGAGCCGCCACGCGGAAGGGAGCAGCGGGGGGCCCAGCATCCTGCAGCCGGGGACCGGGAGAAGCCGCCCAGCTCAGACGAGGTGGTGTTCCCGCCGGGAAATGACCTGCGCGACCCGCGATCCGCTCCCGGGGGACCCCAGCCGCGCTCCAAGGTCTGTAGCCTAGATGGTTTCCTTCTGAACGCTTGGGGAGCCCTGGGGCTTCCCCGGCCCCGCCGCGCCGGGATGCGGGCGGAGGGTCTGCGGAAGTTGCTGAAAACCCCAGGGGCAGCGCGCCTTGCGGgcgaggaagagaagagaaggcggAACGGGGAAGTCTCCGGGCGGGAACCAAGGACTGCACACTAG
- the POU3F2 gene encoding POU domain, class 3, transcription factor 2: MATAASNHYSLLTSSASIVHTEPPGGMQQGAGGYREAQSLVQGDYGALQSNGHPLSHAHQWITALSHGGGGGGGGGGGGGGGGGGGGGDGSPWSTSPLGQPDIKPSVVVQQGGRGDELHGPGTLQQQQQQQQQQQQQQQQQQQQRPPHLVHHAANHHPGPGAWRSAAAAAHLPPSMGASNGGLLYSQPSFTVNGMLGAGGQPAGLHHHGLRDAHDEPHHADHHPHPHSHAHQQPPPPPPPQGPPGHPGAHHDPHSDEDTPTSDDLEQFAKQFKQRRIKLGFTQADVGLALGTLYGNVFSQTTICRFEALQLSFKNMCKLKPLLNKWLEEADSSSGSPTSIDKIAAQGRKRKKRTSIEVSVKGALESHFLKCPKPSAQEITSLADSLQLEKEVVRVWFCNRRQKEKRMTPPGGTLPGAEDVYGGSRDTPPHHGVQTPVQ, encoded by the coding sequence ATGGCGACCGCAGCGTCTAACCACTACAGCCTGCTCACCTCCAGCGCCTCCATCGTGCACACCGAGCCGCCGGGCGGCATGCAGCAGGGCGCGGGGGGCTACCGCGAGGCGCAGAGCCTGGTGCAGGGCGACTACGGCGCGCTGCAGAGCAACGGGCACCCGCTCAGCCACGCTCACCAGTGGATCACCGCGCTGTCccacggcggcggcggcgggggcggtggcggcggcggcgggggcgggggtggcggcgggggcggcggcgacGGCTCCCCCTGGTCCACCAGCCCCCTGGGCCAGCCGGACATCAAGCCCTCGGTGGTGGTACAGCAGGGGGGCCGAGGCGACGAGCTGCACGGGCCGGGTaccctgcagcagcagcagcagcagcaacaacaacagcagcagcagcagcagcaacagcagcagcagcggccacCGCATCTGGTGCACCACGCCGCCAACCACCACCCGGGGCCCGGGGCATGGCGGAGCGCAGCGGCTGCGGCGCACCTTCCGCCCTCCATGGGAGCGTCCAACGGCGGCTTGCTCTACTCGCAGCCCAGCTTCACCGTGAACGGCATGCTGGGCGCCGGCGGGCAGCCGGCGGGGCTGCACCACCACGGCCTGCGGGACGCGCACGACGAACCGCACCACGCGGACCACCACCCGCACCCGCACTCGCACGCGCACCAGCAGccaccgcccccgccgcccccgcagGGCCCGCCTGGCCACCCGGGCGCGCACCACGACCCGCACTCGGATGAGGACACGCCGACCTCGGATGACCTGGAGCAGTTTGCCAAGCAGTTCAAGCAGCGGCGGATCAAACTGGGATTTACCCAAGCGGACGTGGGGCTGGCGCTGGGCACCCTGTACGGCAACGTGTTCTCGCAGACCACCATCTGCAGGTTTGAGGCCCTGCAGCTGAGCTTCAAGAACATGTGCAAGCTGAAGCCTTTGTTGAACAAGTGGTTGGAGGAGGCGGACTCGTCCTCGGGCAGCCCCACGAGCATAGACAAGATCGCAGCGCAGGGGCGCAAGAGGAAAAAGCGGACCTCCATCGAGGTGAGCGTCAAGGGGGCTCTGGAGAGCCATTTCCTCAAATGCCCCAAGCCCTCGGCCCAGGAGATCACCTCCCTCGCGGACAGCTTAcagctggagaaggaggtggtgaGAGTTTGGTTTTGTaacaggagacagaaagagaaaaggatgacCCCTCCCGGAGGGACTCTGCCGGGCGCCGAGGATGTGTACGGGGGGAGTAGGGACACGCCACCACACCATGGGGTGCAGACACCCGTCCAGTGA